A single Methylobacterium sp. 17Sr1-1 DNA region contains:
- the prmC gene encoding peptide chain release factor N(5)-glutamine methyltransferase: MTGITPETSRIAARAKAADELAARGIETAALDARILVEEALGVTATDLALRGGEPVGPEGAERLGASLARRAAGEPVARIIGAWEFWGLPFWLSPETLVPRPDTETLVEAALSLRLDGPHRIVDLGTGTGCILVALLTEWPRAIGLGIDRSVGALRTARANAARNGVAERAAFAAGDWAAALEGPFDLVVANPPYIASDVIAGLSGEVRDHDPRLALDGGPDGLDAYRTILAQVPRLLRPGGHLLVEIGYDQEEPLRQLAAAHGLSPQVRRDLAGHPRVVVMTAMIEP; encoded by the coding sequence GTGACCGGGATCACCCCGGAGACGAGCCGGATCGCCGCCCGGGCGAAGGCCGCGGACGAACTCGCCGCCCGCGGCATCGAGACCGCCGCCCTCGATGCCCGGATCCTGGTCGAGGAGGCATTGGGCGTCACCGCCACCGACCTCGCGTTGCGCGGAGGCGAGCCTGTCGGGCCGGAGGGCGCCGAGCGCCTCGGCGCCTCTCTCGCCCGCCGCGCCGCGGGCGAGCCGGTGGCGCGGATCATCGGCGCCTGGGAGTTCTGGGGCTTGCCGTTCTGGCTCTCGCCCGAGACCCTGGTGCCGCGCCCCGACACAGAGACCCTGGTCGAGGCGGCGCTCTCCTTGAGGCTCGATGGCCCGCATCGCATCGTCGATCTCGGCACCGGCACCGGCTGCATCCTGGTCGCCCTGCTCACCGAGTGGCCGCGGGCCATCGGCCTCGGCATCGACCGGTCGGTCGGCGCCCTGCGCACCGCCCGGGCGAACGCCGCCCGCAACGGCGTGGCGGAGCGTGCCGCCTTCGCGGCCGGGGACTGGGCCGCGGCGCTCGAAGGGCCGTTCGATCTCGTGGTGGCGAACCCGCCCTACATCGCGAGCGACGTCATCGCCGGCCTCTCGGGCGAGGTGCGCGACCACGATCCCCGCCTCGCCCTCGACGGCGGCCCGGACGGGCTCGACGCCTACCGCACCATCCTGGCCCAGGTGCCGCGGCTGCTGAGGCCCGGCGGTCATCTGCTGGTCGAGATCGGCTACGATCAGGAGGAGCCCCTGCGCCAGCTCGCCGCCGCCCACGGCCTTAGCCCGCAGGTCCGGCGCGACCTCGCCGGGCACCCGCGGGTGGTCGTGATGACCGCAATGATCGAACCGTGA
- a CDS encoding DUF4167 domain-containing protein, with protein MRGRNRSNNKGPNPLTRAYESNGPDVKIRGTAQHIAEKYAQLARDAQASGDPVMAENYFQHGEHYFRIIAAANEQYRQQYGGTYGRQGYDDEDDGDDEAAPTNGYPAQDRGTHERGLNGYAQSGYGAADEYGDPGQQPQPYDNRGDDRPSRFDRQDRQDQPRQDRPDRQERRERFQNRQERQQRDRQERSEQRPERQDRPERQDRAERQDRTERQGGERQDPSRAEQPRQEPVRQEAPRQEGYREGGRSEFRRERRREEPRSEPVLAADEPTGLPAFLTTPVRPVAPAPAPVEEAPPAPPATPVEAEADAPAPRPRRRRRTRFEGTEGGAEPAGELFPKPADPSGE; from the coding sequence ATGCGTGGCCGCAACCGCAGCAACAACAAGGGGCCGAACCCGCTGACCCGGGCCTACGAGTCGAACGGCCCCGACGTGAAGATCCGCGGTACCGCCCAGCACATCGCCGAAAAATACGCTCAGCTCGCCCGCGACGCCCAGGCGAGCGGCGATCCCGTGATGGCTGAGAACTACTTCCAGCACGGCGAGCACTATTTCCGTATCATCGCCGCCGCGAACGAGCAGTATCGTCAGCAATACGGCGGCACCTACGGCCGCCAGGGCTACGACGACGAGGATGACGGCGACGACGAGGCCGCGCCGACGAACGGCTATCCGGCCCAGGATCGCGGCACCCACGAGCGTGGCCTCAACGGCTACGCCCAATCCGGCTACGGCGCCGCCGACGAGTACGGCGACCCCGGCCAGCAGCCGCAGCCCTACGACAATCGCGGCGACGACCGCCCGTCCCGCTTCGACCGGCAGGACCGCCAGGACCAGCCGCGTCAGGATCGGCCCGACCGGCAGGAGCGCCGCGAGCGCTTCCAGAACCGCCAGGAGCGCCAGCAGCGCGACCGCCAGGAGCGGTCCGAGCAGCGTCCCGAGCGGCAGGATCGCCCTGAGCGGCAGGACCGGGCCGAGCGCCAGGACCGCACCGAGCGTCAAGGCGGCGAGCGTCAGGATCCGTCCCGCGCCGAGCAGCCGCGCCAGGAGCCGGTGCGTCAGGAAGCCCCCCGTCAGGAAGGCTACCGCGAGGGCGGCCGCTCCGAGTTCCGCCGCGAGCGCCGCCGCGAGGAGCCCCGCTCCGAACCGGTCCTGGCCGCCGACGAGCCGACCGGCCTGCCGGCTTTCCTGACCACCCCGGTGCGTCCCGTGGCTCCGGCACCGGCTCCGGTCGAGGAGGCGCCGCCGGCGCCCCCCGCCACGCCGGTCGAGGCGGAGGCCGACGCCCCGGCCCCCCGTCCGCGCCGCCGCCGCCGCACCCGGTTCGAAGGGACCGAGGGCGGGGCCGAGCCCGCCGGGGAGCTGTTCCCGAAGCCCGCTGATCCGTCGGGCGAGTAG
- a CDS encoding SDR family NAD(P)-dependent oxidoreductase: MTHHPALAKGRVAVVTGAASGIGLAAATAFARAGLRVVLADLPGEALDQAGRAVAAAAPGGAADVRAVPTDVTKLEALEALHREADALGPVALLMANAGIEAGGRFSSDAATWHRIIDTNLWGVINAVQAFVPGMVAAGTPGAVIVTGSKQGITTPPGNTPYNVSKAGVKVTAEALAHELRETGAPVTAHLLIPGFVYTGLTRARGATEKPAGAWTPEQTVDFMLERMAGGDFYILCPDNETTREMDEKRMRWAADDVIRNRPALSRWHPDHKAAFAAHMETPLDAPPEGGSHGADEGVKEAAATPASF; encoded by the coding sequence ATGACCCACCACCCCGCACTCGCGAAGGGCCGCGTCGCCGTCGTCACCGGCGCGGCGAGCGGCATCGGTCTCGCGGCCGCCACGGCCTTCGCCCGGGCGGGCCTGCGGGTGGTGCTGGCCGATCTCCCCGGCGAGGCCCTGGACCAGGCCGGCCGCGCCGTCGCGGCCGCGGCGCCGGGCGGTGCGGCGGATGTCCGCGCGGTGCCGACCGACGTGACCAAGCTGGAAGCGCTGGAGGCCCTGCACCGCGAGGCCGACGCCCTCGGGCCGGTCGCGCTGCTGATGGCGAATGCCGGCATCGAGGCCGGCGGACGCTTCTCCTCCGACGCCGCGACCTGGCACCGCATCATCGATACCAACCTGTGGGGCGTCATCAACGCCGTCCAGGCCTTCGTGCCGGGGATGGTCGCGGCGGGGACGCCCGGGGCGGTGATCGTCACCGGCTCGAAGCAGGGCATCACCACGCCGCCCGGCAACACGCCCTACAACGTCAGCAAGGCGGGCGTGAAGGTGACGGCCGAGGCGCTGGCGCACGAGCTGCGCGAGACGGGTGCTCCCGTCACCGCCCACCTGCTGATCCCGGGCTTCGTCTATACCGGCCTCACCCGCGCCCGCGGCGCGACCGAGAAGCCGGCCGGCGCCTGGACGCCGGAACAGACCGTGGACTTCATGCTCGAGCGGATGGCGGGGGGCGATTTCTACATCCTGTGCCCGGACAACGAGACCACCCGGGAGATGGACGAGAAGCGGATGCGCTGGGCCGCCGACGACGTGATCCGCAACCGGCCGGCCCTGTCGCGCTGGCACCCCGACCACAAGGCGGCCTTCGCGGCCCACATGGAGACGCCTTTGGACGCGCCGCCGGAGGGCGGGAGCCACGGGGCGGACGAGGGCGTCAAGGAGGCCGCGGCGACGCCGGCCTCGTTCTGA
- the zwf gene encoding glucose-6-phosphate dehydrogenase, whose product MHKIIPVAPFDAVVFGATGDLTMRKLLPALYYRFRDRQIPEASRIVAAARSRLDTGEYRDLAAAALERHVPAADRDPDTLTRFLDHLRYVAVDGAGEAGWQDLADLLAEHPDHVRPYYLATSPSLYGAICRNLSAHGLIGERSRVVLEKPIGHDLASARAINDQVGKVFPESQIFRIDHYLGKETVQNLLALRFANTIFERLWNADVIDHVQITVAETVGVEGRGGYYDTSGALRDMLQNHMLQLLCLLGMESPLSLDADAVRDEKLKVLRALKPIPAHEVPMRTVRGQYVAGAVNGQPVPGYVADLAEDRTSLTETFVALKLELMTPRWAGVPFYLRTGKRLPQKVSEIVVQFRSSPFSIFSDEFAREPNRLVIRLQPQEGIKLEVMTKEPGPGGMRLRATGLDISFEETFNQRYPDAYERLLMDVVRGNATLFMRRDEVEAAWAWADTLLNAWADRPEPPRPYPAGTWGPTAAIALIERDGRTWHEDIG is encoded by the coding sequence ATGCACAAGATCATCCCCGTCGCCCCCTTCGATGCCGTCGTGTTCGGCGCCACCGGCGATCTCACGATGCGCAAGCTGCTGCCGGCGCTCTACTACCGCTTTCGCGACCGGCAGATTCCGGAGGCGAGCCGCATCGTCGCGGCGGCGCGCAGCCGCCTCGACACTGGAGAGTACCGGGACCTCGCCGCCGCGGCCCTGGAGCGCCACGTGCCGGCCGCCGACCGCGACCCCGACACGCTGACCCGCTTCCTCGACCACCTGCGTTACGTGGCGGTGGACGGGGCCGGCGAGGCAGGCTGGCAGGACTTGGCGGACCTGCTCGCCGAGCATCCGGACCACGTGCGACCCTACTATCTCGCCACCTCGCCGAGCCTGTACGGTGCGATCTGCCGCAACCTCAGCGCCCACGGGCTGATCGGCGAGCGCTCCCGCGTCGTGCTGGAGAAGCCGATCGGCCACGACCTCGCCTCGGCCCGGGCGATCAACGACCAGGTCGGCAAGGTCTTTCCCGAGAGCCAGATCTTCCGCATCGACCATTATCTCGGCAAGGAGACGGTGCAGAACCTCCTGGCCCTGCGCTTCGCCAACACGATCTTCGAGCGGCTGTGGAACGCCGACGTGATCGACCACGTGCAGATCACCGTGGCGGAGACGGTGGGGGTCGAGGGCCGCGGCGGCTACTACGACACCTCGGGGGCTCTGCGCGACATGCTGCAGAACCACATGCTGCAGCTTCTCTGTCTCCTCGGCATGGAGAGCCCGCTCTCGCTGGATGCCGACGCGGTGCGCGACGAGAAGCTGAAGGTGCTCCGCGCCCTGAAGCCGATTCCCGCCCACGAGGTGCCGATGCGCACCGTGCGCGGCCAGTACGTCGCCGGCGCCGTCAACGGCCAGCCGGTGCCGGGCTACGTCGCCGACCTCGCCGAGGACCGCACGAGCCTGACCGAGACCTTCGTGGCCCTGAAGCTCGAGCTGATGACCCCGCGCTGGGCCGGCGTGCCGTTCTACCTGCGCACCGGCAAGCGGCTGCCCCAGAAGGTCTCCGAGATCGTGGTGCAGTTCCGCTCCTCGCCGTTCAGCATCTTCTCCGACGAGTTCGCCCGCGAGCCGAACCGCCTGGTGATCCGGCTGCAGCCGCAGGAGGGCATCAAGCTCGAGGTGATGACGAAGGAGCCGGGCCCCGGCGGCATGCGCCTGCGGGCGACGGGCCTCGACATCTCGTTCGAGGAGACCTTCAACCAGCGCTACCCGGACGCCTACGAGCGCCTGCTGATGGACGTGGTGCGCGGCAACGCCACCCTGTTCATGCGCCGCGACGAGGTCGAGGCGGCCTGGGCCTGGGCCGACACCCTGCTCAACGCCTGGGCCGACCGCCCGGAGCCGCCGCGCCCCTATCCGGCCGGCACCTGGGGCCCCACTGCGGCGATCGCCCTGATCGAGCGCGACGGCCGCACGTGGCACGAAGATATCGGCTGA